The Persephonella sp. KM09-Lau-8 nucleotide sequence GATTTTACCCGTATTGCAGCAAGCTCCCCTAATGTCTGGAAAGATATTTTTATTGAAAATAAAGAAAATGTTCTGCATACTATAGATGAATTTATAAGATCAATGGAGAAATTGAGGGAGTTTATTGATAAGGGGGATGAGGAGCGGTTAATAAAACTGTTCTCTGAGAGCAGAGAAAAAAGATTATCACTTGAAAAAAATTAATGGGAGGTGTGTCCAATGAAAAAGCTCTTAAGCGCTCTTCTTATTGCGGGGGTGGCCGTTTATGGTTGCCAAAGCAAAAAGGAAGAAAGCAAAACTTCAGAGCAGTCCAGCTCAAGCTCAGTAATGGAAACAGTCCAAAGTGGTGTTAACAGTATGACAGAAAAAGCTGGAGAAGTTGCAAATGCTGCAAAAGAGGCTGCACAAAACACTGTTGATGCTGTAAAATCTGGAGCACAACAGGCAGCTCAAGCAACAAAAGAAGCAGCAGGAAATGCTGTAAACGCAGCAAAAGAAGCTGCAGGCAACGCAGCTAATAAAGCTGGAGAGGTAGCACAGGCAGTAGGAGATAAGGCTTCAGAAGCTGCACAAAAAGCTGGTGAAATGGCAAAATCTGCTGCAAATAAAGCAACAGAAACTGCAGCTTCAGCAGCAGACAAAGCTGGAGAATCAACTTCAGCAGCTACTGAAAAAGACAAAGAAACAGCAAACGAAGTGGCAGAAAAAGCAAATGAGAAAGTAGAAGCTGCGAAGCAAGCTGTTGCAGCTGCAAAAATAGATGGGCAGAAACTGTTTAATGAGAAAGGCTGTGCAGGATGTCACCAGGCGTCTGTGGAAAGTGTAGGACCATCTCTTAAAAAGATTGCTGAGGCTTATAAAGGAAAAGAGGAAGAGCTGGTCAAGTTCTTAAATGGAGAGGCTGAACCTATAGTTGACCCTGCTAAATTCGGAGTAATGCAGGGACAGATTAATATAACAAAAGCCCTCTCTGATGAAGAAAGAAAAGCTCTCGCTGATTTCATACTTAGCCACTAATCTAATACATGCCCCCGGGTTAAGGGGGCTTATCTTTGTAAGGAGTTTCCATTAATGAAATATCTTTTCTCAAAATAGAAAATCTCCTGTTTGTATTCCAGATTAAATGTCCTGGTTTGAAAATCTGTAAAACTTTACAAATACCCTTTAAAATTTTTTTAGCAGACATATATTAATAATTAGAAACAAAAAATAAAAAGGAGGTAG carries:
- a CDS encoding c-type cytochrome, which translates into the protein MKKLLSALLIAGVAVYGCQSKKEESKTSEQSSSSSVMETVQSGVNSMTEKAGEVANAAKEAAQNTVDAVKSGAQQAAQATKEAAGNAVNAAKEAAGNAANKAGEVAQAVGDKASEAAQKAGEMAKSAANKATETAASAADKAGESTSAATEKDKETANEVAEKANEKVEAAKQAVAAAKIDGQKLFNEKGCAGCHQASVESVGPSLKKIAEAYKGKEEELVKFLNGEAEPIVDPAKFGVMQGQINITKALSDEERKALADFILSH